From Nyctibius grandis isolate bNycGra1 chromosome 18, bNycGra1.pri, whole genome shotgun sequence:
ctggctgggggggggccaggcccagctccctgccttcAGGCACTGTCCCTCGATGTCACCTTCATGAACTCACATGCCGcagggaacattttttttccctccctggcGAAGAGCAGCTTTGTGCTTAACAGGCAGGTTGGGATGCCCGGATGGCAGCAGCGCTTGGCCCCCGAGGAGGAGGTGACATTTAAACCTTCGCTGTCCCTCGGACCAGGCTGGCTGTCCCCGACCTGCCAGGACAGCAGGAACCCAGCGTGAAGCTCTGCCAGCGCTGGCTTGTGTTCAGCAGCACCGTCACCATCTCCCTGCTGAGATGGTCCCAGCCAGCTTAGCCTAAACCCAGCATGGTTGGAAGGCTGGTGGCAAGGGCCGGGGGAGCCTCCGCACAGCACACGCCGTACTCcccctcacaaaaaaaaaaaagagcccatTAAATCGTCACTCATCCTGAGTGAtgtttatttggaaataatCTTGTGAGCCTTATTTTGGTAACTACACTTCCCTCCTCCTGTTTAAGCGGTTCCCACCCTGCCGGTCCCTCCCGGCGGCGGAAACAGCCCCGTTCCTCTTGGTGACCTCTCCCGCCGTCGGGGAACCCAGCCCCAGCATCTCCCCACAGCCGCTGCCACGACAGGGGGGTCCgcagctccttccctgcctgcagcccctcgGAGCGCGGGGAAGGGGGTGCGGGGGAGCCCGGGGAGGAGCCGCGGCCGCCCACGACCCGCCCCGTCGGGGCCGGTCGGCGGCGAATACGCGGCGGCACCAGCAGAGGGCGCCCGGCGCCCGGCGCTGCGCCTCCGCGCCCGAGGGGGACtcgccccccgctcccccccccgcaGTTGGGTTCATAAATCTTCCGCGGAACGGGAGAAGGGTAATTGGTGAGGAAAAGGGCTGTTTGCGTCCTCCTCGGCCGCGCCCCGCAACGCCCCGAGCGGCTCCGAgcgcggggggaggcgggggggaacCACAGCCCCCGCCCCGAGGCAGCCCCATCCCCGGCGGTACCAGCGTGTCCCGGTcaccccttccccatccccgaCGGTGCCGCTCTGCCCGGGTCATCCCTTCCCCCGTCGGTGCCTGTGTGCCCCGAGCACCCCGATCCCCGTCGGTGCGGGTGTACCTGAGCGCCGTGCTGCGGGGACGCGCACCGGTACCGGCGGGGACGGTACCGGCGTGCCCGGGTTCTGCCCTCCCGGGGCGGCACTGGCGGACCCCGCGGCGGTCCCGCTGCCCCCCGAGGACGGTGCGGGCAGACCCGCACCCGCGGAGGGTCCCGGAGCCGCTTTTTCCCCGCGGCACCTGGGAGATCGCCGTGCGCGCCCGGTAGCGCACCCGCGGACGCCTCCGCACCCCACCCTGCGCACCTGCGCAAGTGCGCCGACCCCCCCGATCCTCCCCCTGCGGCGGGGCGGCTTGTGGGGCGGGCAAAGGTCCTGAAGGCAGAAATCGCCCCGACGGGCAGAGCCGGCGGAGGTTCCGCGGCCCCGGGAGCCCCCGCGGAGcgccccgccggggcggggggccaCGCACCTCGCGGGATTTTCATCTCTCCCCATCAAACCCGGGGCTCGGCAGCCCGCGCTGGGGCCGGGGAAGCTGCCGGGGATGCGCGGCCCCTTCCGCGGCTGCGGGAAACCGAGCCCTCGCGTGGGCCGGGCCGCCCGCGCAGCGCTGCGCACCTGCGGAGGAGCGGCGGCCCCGACGGGGTGGTGCGGCCGTGGGAATGAAACAGGCGGGAGCCGGCGGGACTTCTCCGagtagtttttttttattgaaagatGTGAGAATTCATCAAAACTGAACAGACAGATACCCGAGTAACCAGCACGTTGCAAATCatgtatctttttattttaaaacaaatatagaGCACAGTCCTGtgatatttaaatttattataccattttttttttttgttctggagtgaaaaataaaaacctgaggTTTATTCCTGCATTCTCTATACCCCGCACTGTCGCGATATTTTAGTTACGATTTAGATTCgtggttgtttttcttgcaaAGTCCATTAGAGAATTGAACTCTTAGTTTCAATGACTCCAAAAATTCTTTTACCGGTGGCACATGATTGTCCTAGAGAACAGGCGGgataaacaatattttaaaacacagttaaaGAAACCGATATCTCCTTCAATCACAAAGAGCTAAATAGTTTTCATTTACAATATATATGttcatgtaaaatgaaaaaaaaaaacaaaaaaaacttaaatGCGATGAGTTAAACTCTAAATATTATGTACACACCAATGTACAACTCTGAATAAATTAATACCAATTTGCATATTCTGGGATCCTTATAGCTTATTTACACAAACTatcatttatttcataaatatctGCCCGGGTACCAGCGGGGCTCCCCGCACCGTACCAGCTctgcgcggcggcggctgccgAGGTGGTTCATTTCCCATGTTTcgtttcttatttctttttatttttttgttaattatttttgcctccccccttccccttgcACAATGAGGTTTTGGCCCCGCTCacctccccggggctggggctgggggttgGGGCCACCCCGTCTGTTGGGTGCCTCCGTGCCGGCTCGTTGCCCACCCCCACCCCGAGCTGCCCAGTGCCCGGAGCAGGGgagcggaggggctgggggtctgtggccatgctggagcagggggagccgctcccagccccacagccgaGGGGGTTGGGTGAGCCCTGCGCTCGCACCTCTCGCTCCTGCCTCTGGGGCGGTGGGTCCCCTTGGCCAGCGGggctccatccctctgctccagccccccCACTCCCACCCCTCGCTccacaataaatatttatccTGTGCTGTACAAAATACCAGTGCTTCTCCGCCCCGCCGGGAGGGCTTGCTGCCCGCCCCGTCGGTCACTTGGGGGACTCCCTGCCGGGTGACAGCTCCCGCTGGCTCTCCAGCCCGCTCACCAGTCTCTGGATGTTCTGCAGTTCGTTGAGGGACTCCTTCAGGGAGGCCTTGGGGGAGGCGGAGGGGCGCTGGCTGCCCCCCTTGTGCAGGGGCACCTCGGGGAGGGGGCTGGACTCCCGGCTGCTGCCGGCCTTGGAGCCCTCGGAGCCGGGGTtgaggctggcagggaggcCGGTGGTCAGCAGGTTGGTGCTGGGCGGGATGGTGACCGGGAGCTGGTAGGGGCTGAAGCGGAGGCGGGGACggctgctgcccaggaaggGGTTGCGGGAGAGTGGCCCGGCGGCCGCCGCGCTGGTAGCCGGCATGGCCGAGGCggccgccgcagccgccgccaTGTAGGTGTAGGGGTAGGGGAAGAGTCCGCCGAAGGTGGGCATCGGGATTCcctgtggagagagagagaggggtgAGAGCCGTGCCGATGCTCTGCTGCAtcccccctcctgcctgccccccgAGCCGTGTTCCCCTGAGAAAGCCGaggcaaaaccaggacaccccgGTGTCATTCCAAAACCACAGCGTGGGGATATCTGAGACAGCTGGGAGCCCCATCCACCCCGCACCAACCCGGGCTGGTGCCGCTGGGCACAAACCCCTCTGCGGGACCTGCCCCATCCTTGCCCCTGCGCCTCCCCGCACACTGTGTGTCCCCATCTGTGCAGCATCACAGACCTTTAACCACATTAAAACACATTGTTAAGTAGGATCTATAAATTAGGGGAGTTCAAAGACATCTTTATGCGTTTCATCGTAGGGGCTGGCAAAGGCAACGCAAGCACAGGCGTTGCAGGAGCCGCttcagggctggcagggagacGGGGGGCTGCTGGATGGGGACAGCCAGGTCAGGCAGGGCCAcggctcctgcctctgccccacCTATGGGGGAACCAtatcagctgcaaaaaaaatcaagattccTCCTCAAATCACCCTGAGGCTAACCTTCAAAATGTCCTCCACGTCCTGCCCGTACCACACCAGGCAGCTCGTCAGGGGTCCGGGGGGAGCGTCACCCCCTTgtccccatgggctgcagggggcatgggggaggctgggggcaCCAACAGCTCCTGACCTGCACTGGGGCCACCCTGTGTGTCCCGACAGTGGGGGTGATGCCAGCTGGGCCTGAGCTGTGACCCCAAAGCAATCTGCTCATTCACAGAGCTTTGGGGAAGGACATGGAGAGGGGGGCCCAGGGACCAGTCTGACAGCAGGGATGGAAATGGGGATGTGGGGTGGGCACGGGGGCTTACCTGAGAGGCCAGCATGTGCTGGGAGAGATGGAAAGGGAAGGGGGTGGCCGTCCCTGCCGTGCCCGGGGTGGACGAGAGGGCTCCGTTCTCCAGGCTGCCCCCACCGGTCACCGAGGCCAGCAAGTGTCCCATGCCCATGGCAGAGAAGGCGCCGGGCGCCATGGCAAACTGTCCCGGGTGGATGAAGAGGGGCTGCCCTGCGCCCAGGGGGCTGAAGAACTGCTGCCCATGGAGGCTGGAGAGCGCCAGGCTCTGCAGGTGCCCGGCGCTCAGGTGCGGGGGGCTGTCCGTGTGCACCATCAGCGGGGCGAAGGCCTCCTTGCCCAGCCCGCTGCCCTCCACGTCCTTCTTCCCCGGGTCCgtctctttcctccttccttccacctTGTCCTTCTCCAGGCCCCGTGCGCTGAACAGGCCCTCGCCGGGACCCTCCCGGGGGGATGCACCGTCCTTGACCTTCTCTGGGCTGCGCCTCTCCTTGCTCCGCTCCTCCGGGCACCAGGGGCTGCCGCGGGGCGTCGCGTCCTCCCCGCCGGGGCTGGCCGCTGCCGCCGGCCGCTCCTCGGGCGCCTTCTCCACCTCTGCATCGCTGTCGGCCGCCGGCTTCTCCTCTGCAAGGGGATGGAAGGGCAGAGGGTCAGAGCAGAAGCACCCGGGGGAGGCGAGGAGGGGGTCACTCACAAGAGCCCCGGCGTCGGGGAGAGATCGCGGTGGCAAAGTCCCAACCGTTATTAACGGGAGAAACTCATTTCGGGGGCAGAAACGGGCCCTCGTGCTGCGGTCGCTCTGGGGAAAGGGGATTAACAACAGCAGTCCTGTTGCTCTGccaaacaggaaaaacatgttTGATGGAGGACCAAAATCTATTACAGCATCGCTCTCGTTAGCTGCAAGCTCAAAGCGGACTGAGGAGTGGGGGACGAGGAGAGCGCGGGCGGCTGGACAGCGCTGGAGGAAATGGTcctgtatatatttaattacgTGGAGCCCATCAACAGCGCGCCGTGGATTTATTCCAAATGTGCAGGTTGAGGCAGGTTAAAGAGGCAGTTTTAAGGCAAGAAGTATGGTACTGTCTTTCCTGAAAGtggctttaatttaaaaaacccaccgAGCTctcagaggaggaagggggacgAGCGGCGAGGGGATGGCGAGGGGAGCAGAGCCCCTGCCCGACCGGCTCCCGCTAAAcgaaaaaaacattttggtgCGGGTTAGGTGAAGCTCTGCAGGCTGGGGCGAATATTCAGAGAAGCCTTTGAAAGAGGAGAGGGGTGTAATAAACCCTCCCACCAGCTCGGGACGGGGGGGTTGCAGTTTTGATGAAGGTTTGCAGGGAATCGGGCTGGTGGAAAGTTTAAAGAGCAGCAGATTGATAGTGCGGCAAGACAAAACCCAGCATCGAAAACCTGCAACGTGGGAACTGctagtttattttcatttactagCTTGAAGCCCTGGAGTtagaacattttttccccctttaaaatgtattaattctttcttttttttttttttttccaggggagTGTGAGCTCGCCATGAAAGGCAGGGCACGCACCAGCGAGGAGACGGGCAAACACGCCTAGCACACGGGCTGCCttgccatttcttcttgtttacaCTAATGTATAAACAGGAAAACGTTGCAGCCCATGAATGCTGCTCGCGTTTGCTCTGTTCTTGTCCTTTCAACCCCTGGGCTCCTTTGTGCCCATCCCcatcttttttccctgctgctttgccTCTCTACCCTGAAGAAACCGGCACCCACCGGCCCCGAGAGAGCAGAAACCTGATGTTTGGGGAGATCTGGGAACGcgcctccctccagccccaccgGCCCCGATGCTGGGGTGTGGGAGAGCGGTGGTGGGA
This genomic window contains:
- the TBX2 gene encoding T-box transcription factor TBX2, with product MRDPAFPGTAMAYHPFHAPRPADFPMSAFLAAAQPSFFPALALPPAALAKPMPDPGLAGAAEAGLHVSALGHHHQAAHLRSLKSLEPEEEVEDDPKVTLEAKELWDQFHKLGTEMVITKSGRRMFPPFKVRVSGLDKKAKYILLMDIVAADDCRYKFHNSRWMVAGKADPEMPKRMYIHPDSPATGEQWMAKPVAFHKLKLTNNISDKHGFTILNSMHKYQPRFHIVRANDILKLPYSTFRTYVFPETDFIAVTAYQNDKITQLKIDNNPFAKGFRDTGNGRREKRKQLSLPSLRMYEEPCKPDRDGGESDASSCEPSAVRDALHSPVGALPSPLRLKGSSREEKPAADSDAEVEKAPEERPAAAASPGGEDATPRGSPWCPEERSKERRSPEKVKDGASPREGPGEGLFSARGLEKDKVEGRRKETDPGKKDVEGSGLGKEAFAPLMVHTDSPPHLSAGHLQSLALSSLHGQQFFSPLGAGQPLFIHPGQFAMAPGAFSAMGMGHLLASVTGGGSLENGALSSTPGTAGTATPFPFHLSQHMLASQGIPMPTFGGLFPYPYTYMAAAAAAASAMPATSAAAAGPLSRNPFLGSSRPRLRFSPYQLPVTIPPSTNLLTTGLPASLNPGSEGSKAGSSRESSPLPEVPLHKGGSQRPSASPKASLKESLNELQNIQRLVSGLESQRELSPGRESPK